A genomic stretch from Mesoplodon densirostris isolate mMesDen1 chromosome 3, mMesDen1 primary haplotype, whole genome shotgun sequence includes:
- the LOC132485204 gene encoding granzyme A-like produces the protein MRKSSTFLAATLSMVIFLLLIPEDLCVKIIGGNQVTPHSRPYMVLLQGKSICAGALIAKDWVLTAAHCNLNRRSQIVLGAHSITKKEPEKQIMFVKKEFPYPCYDQDTHEGDLKLLKLNKKATINKHVAILPLPKLGDDVKPETMCRVAGWGMFHNNSPRSDILREVNVTVIDRKICNDQRHYNYNPVIGLNMICAGSLQGGRDSCSGDSGSPLICEGIFRGTTSFGLPGKCGDPRGPGIYTLLSKKHLSWIAKTMKHAV, from the exons atcTCTGTGTAAAAATTATTGGAGGAAATCAAGTGACTCCTCATTCGAGACCCTACATGGTGCTACTTCAAGGGAAAAGTATCTGTGCCGGGGCTTTGATTGCAAAAGACTGGGTATTGACTGCAGCTCACTGTAACCT GAACAGAAGATCCCAGATCGTTCTTGGGGCTCACTCAATAACCAAGAAAGAGCCTGAAAAACAGATCATGTTCGTTAAGAAAGAGTTTCCCTATCCATGCTATGACCAGGACACGCATGAGGGTGATCTTAAACTTCTAAAG CTGAACAAAAAAGCAACAATTAATAAACACGTGGCTATTCTTCCTCTCCCTAAATTGGGGGATGATGTGAAACCAGAAACTATGTGTCGAGTTGCAGGGTGGGGTATGTTTCACAATAATTCACCTCGGTCTGATATTTTGAGAGAGGTCAATGTCACTGTCATAGACAGAAAAATCTGCAACGATCAAAGGCACTATAATTATAACCCTGTGATTGGACTGAATATGATTTGTGCCGGAAGCCTCCAAGGTGGAAGAGACTCTTGCAGT GGAGATTCTGGAAGCCCTTTGATATGTGAAGGCATTTTCAGAGGCACCACTTCCTTTGGCCTTCCTGGGAAATGCGGAGACCCTCGAGGACCTGGTATCTACACTCTTCTCTCAAAGAAACACCTCAGCTGGATAGCTAAGACTATGAAACATGCAGTTTAG